In Desulfovibrio inopinatus DSM 10711, the following are encoded in one genomic region:
- the ilvB gene encoding biosynthetic-type acetolactate synthase large subunit, giving the protein MSSITGAELLIRLIERQNIRLIAGIPGGANLPMYHALSKSTQIRHVLTRHEQGAGFFAQGVARATGEPAVCFATSGPGATNLITAIADARMDSIPLVAITGQVPTSLIGADAFQEVDIYGLTIPIAKHNFLARSAEELLDIIPQAFRIAASGRPGPVLVDVPRDVQMESITVDIWPEPGRPDPSPVLDTDAMAEAAHMINTAQRPVLCLGAGTLRSGASHLALQLARKADMPVAMTLQGLGAVASNDPLSLGLLGMHGDVHANYALAECDLFIAVGMRFDDRATGKATTFCPNASIIHIDIDKGELDKIKTAHVGIHADVAESIQGLLPLVREQERPSWRMRIAAIRQHNPPQTPIKALDRPAGIITAVANTCNRNPIVVTDVGQHQMWAAKTWPHNTPGHWLTSGGLGTMGFGLPAAIGAAMATGKKTICFSGDGSILMNIQELATLAETGADVTLVVLNNNALGLVCQQQELFFDKTLFASTFTHQPDFTALASAFGLPSFTLTPNNAATVLDLALNTPGPALVHAPVCVDNVYPMVPPGADNTTMIQGDSHDRVA; this is encoded by the coding sequence ATGTCTTCCATTACAGGAGCCGAATTGCTCATCCGGCTCATTGAACGCCAAAACATTCGTCTGATTGCTGGTATTCCGGGTGGGGCCAACCTGCCGATGTATCACGCCTTGTCCAAATCCACACAAATTCGCCACGTGTTGACCCGACACGAACAAGGAGCTGGTTTCTTTGCACAAGGTGTTGCGCGTGCTACGGGTGAGCCGGCCGTGTGCTTTGCGACGTCAGGGCCGGGAGCAACCAATCTTATCACCGCTATTGCCGATGCCCGTATGGATTCGATTCCGCTTGTCGCCATTACCGGCCAAGTGCCCACGAGCCTCATCGGTGCCGATGCGTTCCAGGAAGTGGATATTTACGGACTGACGATCCCTATCGCCAAACATAACTTTCTTGCCCGCTCGGCTGAAGAACTGCTCGACATCATTCCGCAAGCATTCCGAATTGCCGCATCGGGACGGCCGGGCCCAGTTCTCGTCGATGTGCCTCGCGATGTGCAAATGGAATCCATCACCGTAGACATCTGGCCTGAGCCAGGGCGTCCGGACCCCTCTCCTGTACTTGATACGGATGCGATGGCCGAAGCTGCACATATGATCAACACAGCCCAACGGCCTGTGTTATGCCTTGGAGCCGGCACTTTACGTTCGGGAGCTTCCCACCTTGCCCTGCAGCTTGCCCGCAAAGCCGATATGCCTGTTGCCATGACGCTCCAAGGTCTTGGGGCGGTTGCGTCCAATGATCCCTTGTCATTGGGATTGCTCGGTATGCACGGCGATGTGCATGCGAACTATGCTTTGGCCGAATGCGATCTGTTTATTGCCGTGGGTATGCGCTTTGACGATCGTGCCACAGGCAAGGCGACCACGTTCTGCCCCAATGCCTCAATCATTCATATCGATATCGACAAGGGGGAACTCGACAAAATTAAAACGGCGCATGTGGGCATTCATGCCGACGTGGCCGAAAGCATACAAGGCTTGCTTCCTCTTGTGCGCGAACAGGAACGGCCGAGTTGGCGCATGCGTATTGCAGCAATTCGTCAACATAATCCACCGCAGACCCCGATCAAAGCGCTCGATCGCCCCGCCGGCATCATCACAGCTGTGGCCAACACCTGTAATCGCAATCCCATCGTGGTGACGGATGTGGGCCAGCACCAAATGTGGGCCGCCAAAACATGGCCGCATAATACTCCTGGCCACTGGTTGACCTCCGGCGGACTCGGCACCATGGGATTTGGTTTGCCCGCAGCCATTGGTGCCGCCATGGCCACCGGGAAAAAAACCATTTGCTTCTCCGGTGACGGTTCCATTCTCATGAATATTCAAGAGTTAGCCACGTTGGCCGAAACAGGCGCTGATGTGACCCTTGTGGTGCTCAACAACAATGCACTGGGCCTTGTTTGCCAGCAGCAGGAACTTTTTTTCGACAAAACCCTGTTCGCCTCGACATTTACTCATCAGCCCGATTTTACAGCGCTTGCCAGTGCCTTTGGATTGCCGTCATTTACGTTGACACCAAACAATGCTGCCACCGTGCTCGACCTTGCCCTGAACACCCCCGGACCAGCGTTGGTGCATGCCCCGGTGTGCGTGGACAACGTCTACCCCATGGTGCCTCCGGGAGCCGATAATACCACGATGATTCAAGGAGATTCTCATGACCGCGTCGCCTGA
- a CDS encoding AlbA family DNA-binding domain-containing protein produces the protein MKPKGIFTFLAVLLLVTLVLAGAFFYQQTENLSRSVVTGVAENSAKNLASAIKSFFEPFVSNSRFMADMFVDEGLATSSKNEVAPFAAALVASNAPLSGVMISDASGPLFILAQRENKLFVRGKGNDWHETTRQGVVGETVEAPFAVRFGVISSAVAALDGAPTLTGADRVYWSPSFLNNNGMAVSVTLDDPKAQATQSRQVRQILSLSFSIESMQDVIAAAKYSKQEAVFILASPRSGVDSSLGRTIDLFGKSAVLVPLSGSEKGDLLVEGAKNIMELNESLGGDLAVPVAGGDYFVGFSRLGESADSAYLGVVIPKTDLVDRFASEQTNLNRIGLSFLAAFGVVAIVLLMMYRLLLKRSAQDVTTSNMPVARLMHQGESEFVEFKSTLRVNLQTGKKDKRMELACLKTVAAFLNSRGGTLLVGVSDSGDVLGLENDDFSDDDHVLRHFANVFDQNIGPVHRRQVTTSVVNAEGGKILRVDCRASESPVFVKTADDDVFYVRTGPATKRLKMTEALEYMKTRFENV, from the coding sequence ATGAAGCCGAAAGGGATTTTTACGTTCTTGGCCGTGCTTTTGTTGGTAACGCTCGTGTTGGCAGGAGCGTTTTTTTATCAACAAACGGAGAATTTGAGTCGTTCCGTTGTGACAGGGGTTGCTGAAAATTCGGCAAAGAATTTAGCGTCCGCTATTAAATCCTTTTTTGAGCCATTTGTGTCCAATTCTCGGTTTATGGCGGATATGTTTGTCGATGAAGGCTTGGCAACATCAAGTAAAAATGAAGTGGCTCCATTTGCAGCAGCGCTTGTGGCAAGCAATGCCCCCTTGTCCGGGGTTATGATTAGCGATGCCTCCGGTCCGCTTTTTATCTTGGCCCAACGTGAAAACAAACTGTTTGTCCGTGGAAAAGGCAATGATTGGCATGAGACAACGCGGCAAGGTGTTGTTGGCGAGACAGTAGAAGCTCCGTTTGCTGTACGTTTTGGTGTTATATCTTCTGCCGTGGCGGCTCTGGATGGCGCTCCGACGTTGACGGGAGCGGACAGAGTCTATTGGTCTCCTTCGTTTTTAAATAATAATGGAATGGCCGTTTCCGTGACGCTGGATGATCCTAAGGCACAGGCAACTCAGTCTCGTCAAGTTCGTCAGATCCTGTCATTGTCTTTTTCAATTGAATCCATGCAAGACGTTATTGCTGCAGCAAAGTATTCGAAACAAGAAGCCGTGTTTATTCTCGCTTCTCCGAGATCTGGTGTCGATTCTTCGTTAGGACGTACCATCGACCTCTTTGGGAAATCGGCAGTACTTGTGCCGTTGTCCGGTTCAGAAAAGGGGGATTTGCTCGTTGAGGGGGCAAAAAACATCATGGAGCTGAACGAGAGCTTGGGAGGAGATTTGGCGGTACCCGTTGCCGGGGGTGACTATTTTGTTGGTTTCTCCCGCTTAGGAGAGAGTGCTGATAGTGCGTATCTTGGCGTTGTGATCCCAAAAACCGATTTAGTGGATCGATTCGCCTCAGAACAGACCAATTTAAATCGAATCGGCTTGAGTTTTTTAGCCGCATTTGGTGTGGTCGCTATCGTCCTGCTCATGATGTATCGCCTGTTATTAAAGCGATCGGCGCAAGATGTAACAACAAGCAATATGCCTGTTGCACGATTGATGCACCAAGGAGAATCTGAGTTTGTCGAATTTAAGTCGACGCTTCGCGTGAATCTCCAAACTGGAAAAAAAGATAAACGAATGGAGTTGGCGTGCCTGAAAACCGTGGCCGCCTTTTTGAATTCCCGAGGTGGAACGTTGCTTGTCGGTGTATCCGATTCAGGCGATGTCCTTGGATTGGAAAATGATGATTTTTCTGACGATGACCATGTGCTGCGCCATTTTGCCAATGTGTTTGATCAAAATATTGGTCCGGTACATCGGCGGCAAGTGACAACTTCTGTTGTTAATGCAGAGGGAGGGAAAATTTTGCGTGTCGACTGCCGAGCTTCGGAAAGTCCTGTTTTTGTGAAGACAGCCGATGACGACGTATTTTATGTTCGAACGGGGCCAGCTACAAAACGTCTCAAAATGACTGAAGCTTTGGAGTATATGAAAACACGTTTTGAAAATGTTTGA